Proteins encoded in a region of the Streptomyces sp. NBC_00258 genome:
- a CDS encoding serine hydrolase domain-containing protein: protein MTQEIHGTVAEGFEAVREEFASVVAAERPDYAGQLSAYVRGRRVVDLWTGEDTDGDTLFGVFSSTKGAAHLVVALLVQDGTLELDREVAHYWPEFAAEGKGAVTLRDLLAHRAGVVGADAGFTVEELADDRVVAERLAAQRPFWRPGSAFGYHALVIGALTGEVVRRATGRTLQELYEERIRVPYGLGFHLGLPESEEPRYRSVLPMAPTPPEQALLDATPKGPHTLASIAFNEHVPGALPLVDFPNSRTVRALGSASAGGVASARGLAGMYAAAISEVDGRGPLLKPDAIGEVGQIHSVGYDLIARAHKSYGLGFQATADMWHPFLGAGAFGHSGAGGSQAFADPRSGLAYGYTRRRIAFPGGAAPENQRLVRVVHEGALALA from the coding sequence ATGACACAGGAGATCCACGGCACCGTCGCCGAAGGCTTCGAGGCGGTGCGCGAGGAGTTCGCGTCCGTCGTCGCCGCCGAACGCCCGGACTACGCGGGCCAGTTGAGCGCGTACGTGCGGGGGCGGCGGGTCGTCGATCTCTGGACCGGCGAGGACACCGACGGCGACACGCTGTTCGGTGTCTTCTCGTCCACGAAGGGGGCGGCCCATCTGGTGGTCGCCCTGCTCGTGCAGGACGGCACGCTGGAGCTCGACCGGGAAGTGGCCCACTACTGGCCGGAGTTCGCCGCCGAGGGCAAGGGGGCGGTGACCCTGCGGGACCTCCTCGCGCACCGGGCGGGCGTGGTCGGGGCGGACGCGGGCTTCACGGTCGAGGAGCTGGCCGACGACCGGGTGGTCGCCGAACGCCTCGCCGCCCAGCGGCCGTTCTGGCGGCCGGGCTCTGCGTTCGGCTATCACGCGCTGGTGATCGGCGCGCTCACGGGCGAGGTCGTACGGCGTGCCACGGGCCGTACGCTCCAGGAGCTGTACGAGGAGCGGATCCGTGTGCCGTACGGGCTCGGGTTCCATCTGGGGCTGCCCGAGTCGGAGGAGCCCCGCTACCGCTCCGTCCTGCCGATGGCGCCCACCCCGCCGGAGCAGGCGCTGCTGGACGCCACCCCCAAGGGTCCGCACACCTTGGCGTCGATCGCGTTCAACGAGCACGTGCCGGGGGCCCTCCCGCTCGTGGACTTTCCCAACTCCCGTACCGTGCGCGCCCTGGGCTCGGCCTCGGCGGGCGGGGTCGCCTCCGCGCGCGGGCTCGCCGGGATGTACGCGGCGGCGATCAGCGAGGTCGACGGGCGGGGGCCGCTGCTGAAGCCGGACGCGATCGGGGAGGTGGGGCAGATCCACTCGGTCGGGTACGACCTGATCGCCCGCGCCCACAAGTCGTACGGCCTCGGGTTCCAGGCCACGGCGGACATGTGGCATCCGTTTCTGGGGGCCGGGGCGTTCGGGCACAGCGGGGCGGGGGGATCGCAGGCTTTTGCGGATCCGCGGAGTGGGCTCGCGTACGGGTACACGCGGCGGCGGATCGCCTTTCCCGGTGGGGCCGCGCCGGAGAATCAGCGGCTGGTTCGGGTGGTTCATGAGGGTGCGCTTGCGCTTGCCTAG
- a CDS encoding M14 family zinc carboxypeptidase — protein sequence MRLPRPALIATATATAAAALLLSPNGAVADPTPRPASQPAPPVREGSGAYDDRAAARAPESTTDRALAAPVTELTDGTGTAGGTRGYPREQVLTPDPVNPADKSIKLGLTPYHAIAPKLNALQRLGDRVSVEVAGRSAGGHRLYLVTVTAPESTRQARAQERMRDLIENAPSAAAKDPSVKRTYKTPVFFNNNIHGNEWEGTDAALKLIEKLATAQDRTTTDLLARNRVYFNITANPDGRIAGTRANANGFDLNRDFVTASQPEVRAMRRIAIDKQPAVMVDLHGYVNGTLIEPTTPPHGENYEYDLFLKNTYANALGMEAAVNGLGYTPGKDGVEPAQIPFRDQEEGWDDWPPIFTPQYMPFHGAVAAHTVEFPMAVNNDEYDDLPVAELRRRSAINVAIAGAAMRASLDYTQANRTSLVADQIEVFRRSVTGAAQVPVSPETVPGVPGIGPEDVYTTDFPRAYVIPAGAKAQRSATAAARLVDHLLANDVQVRRATKDFRLAGKTYAKGSYVVDLRQPKRGMANVMLADGRDISDKVSVMYDISGWSLGRLWGATVDTVRTSKLSVPGRAVHEAANVGYVAPRGALRLRLDDAREIAALNSLLADGVSVRRATDGSAIVPASARAKAVALAKRYDVAFDATKATGTAPLHRVRVAAAVTPGELFALREMNFDVTPVSTAILNAGFDWSRTDVLFASAGLNHAGLDTAARAALDAFLDREGLVGRGAAGAALNAAAGLLAVKPVEGNGDANGVVRVVNSAGGVTSGAPDHGFVYAPLWFTDLGPGVRVEQSYAAGNPLVSGHWRALEDGSGGPAQAAGRASVVSGPHAVLFGTEPLFRDHPKGQFPQVARALLTVS from the coding sequence GTGCGCCTACCGAGACCCGCCCTGATCGCCACGGCCACCGCCACCGCGGCGGCCGCGCTCCTGCTCAGCCCGAACGGCGCCGTGGCCGACCCCACGCCCCGGCCCGCGTCCCAGCCCGCACCCCCGGTCCGCGAGGGCTCCGGCGCCTATGACGACCGCGCCGCCGCCAGAGCCCCGGAGAGCACGACAGACCGCGCCCTCGCCGCCCCGGTCACCGAACTCACCGACGGCACCGGCACCGCCGGAGGCACCCGCGGCTACCCCCGCGAGCAGGTGCTCACCCCGGACCCCGTGAACCCGGCCGACAAGTCCATCAAGCTCGGTCTCACCCCGTACCACGCGATCGCCCCGAAGCTGAACGCCCTCCAGCGGCTCGGCGACCGGGTGAGCGTGGAGGTCGCGGGGCGCTCGGCCGGCGGCCACCGGCTCTACCTCGTCACCGTGACCGCGCCGGAGTCCACGCGGCAGGCCCGCGCCCAGGAACGTATGCGCGACCTGATCGAGAACGCGCCCTCGGCCGCCGCCAAGGACCCGTCGGTCAAGCGCACTTACAAGACGCCCGTCTTCTTCAACAACAACATCCACGGCAACGAGTGGGAGGGCACGGACGCGGCCCTCAAGCTGATCGAGAAGCTCGCCACGGCCCAGGACCGGACCACCACCGATCTCCTCGCCCGCAACCGCGTGTACTTCAACATCACCGCGAACCCGGACGGCCGTATCGCCGGCACCCGCGCCAACGCCAACGGCTTCGATCTGAACCGTGACTTCGTGACCGCCTCGCAGCCCGAGGTCCGCGCGATGCGCCGGATCGCGATCGACAAGCAGCCGGCCGTCATGGTCGACCTGCACGGGTACGTCAACGGCACGCTCATCGAGCCCACCACTCCCCCGCACGGCGAGAACTACGAGTACGACCTCTTCCTGAAGAACACCTACGCCAACGCCCTGGGCATGGAGGCCGCCGTCAACGGCCTCGGCTACACGCCCGGCAAGGACGGTGTGGAGCCCGCCCAGATCCCGTTCCGGGACCAGGAGGAGGGCTGGGACGACTGGCCGCCGATCTTCACCCCGCAGTACATGCCGTTCCACGGCGCGGTCGCGGCGCACACGGTCGAGTTCCCGATGGCGGTGAACAACGACGAGTACGACGACCTGCCCGTCGCCGAACTGCGCCGCCGCTCGGCGATCAACGTGGCCATCGCGGGCGCGGCGATGCGCGCGAGCCTCGACTACACGCAGGCCAACCGCACTTCGCTCGTCGCCGACCAGATCGAGGTCTTCCGGCGGAGTGTGACGGGTGCCGCGCAGGTGCCGGTCTCCCCGGAGACCGTCCCGGGTGTGCCGGGCATCGGCCCGGAGGACGTCTACACGACGGACTTCCCGCGCGCGTACGTGATCCCGGCGGGCGCGAAGGCACAGCGCTCGGCCACCGCCGCGGCCCGGCTCGTCGACCATCTGCTCGCCAACGACGTCCAAGTCAGGCGCGCGACAAAGGACTTCAGGCTCGCCGGGAAGACGTACGCGAAGGGGTCGTACGTCGTCGATCTGCGCCAGCCCAAACGCGGCATGGCCAATGTGATGCTGGCGGACGGGCGGGACATCAGCGACAAGGTGTCCGTGATGTACGACATCTCGGGCTGGAGTCTCGGCCGGCTGTGGGGCGCGACCGTCGACACCGTACGGACGTCGAAGCTCTCCGTGCCGGGCCGGGCGGTCCACGAGGCCGCGAACGTCGGCTATGTGGCACCTCGCGGCGCGCTCCGGCTCCGGCTCGACGACGCCCGTGAGATCGCGGCCCTCAACTCCCTTCTCGCGGACGGGGTTTCGGTACGCCGGGCGACCGACGGCAGCGCGATCGTGCCCGCCTCGGCCCGTGCGAAGGCCGTGGCCCTGGCGAAGAGGTACGACGTGGCCTTCGACGCGACGAAGGCGACCGGCACCGCCCCGCTCCACCGGGTACGGGTCGCCGCGGCCGTCACTCCGGGTGAGCTGTTCGCGCTGCGCGAGATGAACTTCGACGTGACGCCCGTCTCCACGGCGATCCTCAACGCGGGCTTCGACTGGTCGAGGACGGACGTCCTGTTCGCCTCCGCCGGTCTGAACCACGCGGGCCTCGACACGGCCGCACGCGCCGCCCTGGACGCCTTCCTGGACCGCGAGGGCCTCGTCGGCCGCGGAGCCGCCGGAGCGGCCCTCAACGCCGCCGCCGGGCTCCTCGCGGTGAAGCCCGTCGAGGGCAACGGTGACGCCAACGGCGTGGTGCGCGTGGTCAATTCGGCCGGCGGAGTGACCTCCGGCGCCCCGGACCACGGCTTCGTCTACGCGCCGCTGTGGTTCACGGACCTCGGCCCCGGGGTCCGCGTGGAGCAGTCGTACGCGGCCGGGAACCCGCTCGTGTCCGGCCACTGGCGTGCCCTGGAGGACGGCAGCGGCGGTCCGGCGCAGGCCGCGGGCCGGGCCTCGGTGGTCAGCGGTCCGCACGCCGTCCTGTTCGGCACGGAGCCTCTGTTCCGTGATCATCCGAAGGGGCAGTTCCCACAGGTCGCGCGTGCTTTGCTGACAGTGTCCTGA
- a CDS encoding dihydrofolate reductase family protein, protein MTYALPDTAPQTAAGKVLWHFTMSLDGFVAGPNHSMDWMGGIVNPRADITQEYMETTGAVLGGRDGFDAFPDADSTYDGAWQAPVFILTHHPEDAPPTPNTAFLNCGVAEAVRIGLEAAGGKNLEILSASVGRQALELGLIDEIELHIAPVLLGDGIRLFDNPGGAPVRLRLLNGDIPTAEINVRYRPVTDNQQS, encoded by the coding sequence ATGACGTACGCACTGCCCGACACCGCACCGCAGACCGCCGCAGGCAAGGTCCTCTGGCACTTCACGATGTCCCTCGACGGCTTCGTCGCCGGCCCGAACCACTCCATGGACTGGATGGGCGGGATCGTCAACCCCCGGGCCGACATCACCCAGGAGTACATGGAGACCACCGGCGCCGTCCTCGGCGGCCGGGACGGCTTCGACGCCTTCCCCGACGCCGACTCCACCTACGACGGCGCGTGGCAGGCACCCGTGTTCATCCTCACCCACCACCCCGAGGACGCCCCGCCCACCCCGAACACGGCGTTCCTGAACTGCGGCGTGGCCGAAGCGGTCCGGATCGGCCTCGAAGCCGCCGGCGGCAAGAACCTGGAGATCCTCTCCGCCTCGGTCGGCCGGCAGGCCCTCGAACTCGGCCTCATCGACGAGATCGAACTGCACATCGCGCCCGTCCTCCTCGGTGACGGAATCCGCCTGTTCGACAACCCCGGCGGCGCCCCCGTCAGACTCCGACTGCTCAACGGCGACATCCCCACGGCCGAGATCAACGTCAGGTACCGGCCGGTCACCGACAACCAGCAGTCCTAG
- a CDS encoding DMT family transporter, which yields MTIGILLALLAAVGYGTSDFIGGFGAGRVSPWAVAFTGQLAGAAAIVGVGLAMPGTPSPRDFGWAALAGIGGAIGSAFLYRGLASGSMGTAAPVSAVGAAILPVLVGSALGERPTSLVWLGVLVALPGIWLVAREGGGDPVAGRRPAMIDGGIAGLGFGCLFVATAQIPSSAGVLPLAASQLIGAVVIAVIATVLRRPWRSGVRHLHWGVVAGALGAVGTCLYLAATQAADLGVTAVLTSLFPAITVLLAVVFLKERIRPTQRLGLATCGAAVVLVAIG from the coding sequence ATGACCATCGGGATTCTGCTGGCGTTGCTGGCCGCCGTCGGGTACGGCACCTCCGACTTCATCGGAGGCTTCGGCGCGGGGCGGGTCTCGCCCTGGGCCGTCGCGTTCACCGGGCAGCTGGCCGGTGCGGCGGCGATCGTCGGCGTCGGCTTGGCGATGCCCGGGACCCCGTCACCGCGGGACTTCGGCTGGGCGGCGCTGGCCGGTATCGGCGGTGCGATCGGGTCGGCCTTCCTCTATCGCGGTCTCGCCTCCGGCAGCATGGGGACCGCGGCACCGGTCTCGGCCGTCGGCGCCGCGATCCTGCCCGTCCTGGTCGGCTCCGCCCTCGGAGAGCGGCCGACCTCGCTCGTCTGGCTCGGCGTCCTCGTCGCGTTGCCCGGTATCTGGCTGGTGGCTCGCGAGGGTGGCGGAGACCCGGTGGCCGGTCGCCGGCCGGCGATGATCGACGGCGGAATCGCCGGGCTGGGCTTCGGCTGCCTGTTCGTCGCCACCGCTCAGATTCCGTCCTCCGCCGGCGTGCTGCCGCTGGCCGCGAGCCAGCTGATCGGCGCTGTCGTGATCGCCGTGATCGCCACCGTCCTCCGCCGGCCCTGGCGTTCTGGTGTCAGGCACCTGCACTGGGGCGTCGTCGCCGGCGCGCTCGGCGCGGTCGGTACCTGTCTCTACCTCGCCGCCACCCAGGCCGCCGATCTCGGCGTGACCGCGGTCCTCACCTCGCTCTTCCCGGCGATCACGGTTCTGCTGGCCGTCGTGTTCCTGAAGGAACGCATCCGCCCCACCCAGCGCCTCGGCCTCGCCACCTGCGGAGCCGCCGTCGTTCTCGTCGCCATCGGATGA
- the pdxR gene encoding MocR-like pyridoxine biosynthesis transcription factor PdxR: MAVRWVGVGPELLIGLDRSSPEPIGQQLQRELRGAIRAGRLSAGERLPSSRSLAGQLQVSRGLVVESYDQLAAEGYLITATGSGTRVAPGTSARDAPRRPERDDRTRPAPIEVDFEYGIPDLPSFPTLDWLWALTQAARGAGSAAMGDETGSGSGQLRGVLAGYHRRVRAGTAEAEDAIIVNGFRHGLNLVLGTLAHAGHDTVALEDPGPREHDELAARAGLSPIAVPVDEEGVNVEALAASGARAVLVTPAHQCPTGVVLSARRRRDLIAWAEEVDGLVLEDDYDAEFRYDRQPVGSLQGLAPDRVIALGSVSKTLAPGIRIGWLLVPPRLLDPLVREKHLTSRGVPALDQTALALLIESGRFDRHLRRMRDIYHARRQTLVTELAEHAPGSRLDGLDAGCHALLRLPPKPTENEVVDRVAAQGVQVYGLDRYRTAGATGPTAFSPALVLGFGNVNESRISHGVRILAAALNT, encoded by the coding sequence ATGGCGGTGCGCTGGGTCGGGGTCGGGCCGGAGCTGCTCATCGGCCTCGACCGGTCAAGTCCCGAACCGATCGGACAGCAGCTCCAGCGCGAGCTGCGCGGCGCGATCCGCGCCGGCCGGCTTTCCGCGGGGGAGCGGTTGCCGTCCAGCCGGTCCCTCGCCGGGCAACTTCAGGTGTCCCGTGGTCTGGTTGTGGAGTCCTACGACCAACTGGCCGCGGAGGGCTACCTGATCACCGCGACCGGATCCGGTACGCGGGTCGCTCCGGGCACTTCCGCACGCGATGCGCCGCGGCGACCGGAACGGGACGACCGCACGCGACCGGCGCCGATCGAGGTCGACTTCGAGTACGGAATCCCGGACCTTCCGTCGTTCCCGACGCTGGACTGGCTGTGGGCGCTCACCCAGGCCGCACGAGGGGCGGGATCCGCCGCCATGGGCGATGAAACGGGCTCGGGCTCCGGACAGCTCCGCGGTGTCCTCGCGGGCTACCACCGGCGCGTCCGGGCCGGCACCGCCGAAGCCGAGGACGCGATCATCGTGAACGGCTTCCGGCACGGCCTCAACCTGGTCCTCGGTACGCTCGCGCACGCCGGCCACGACACGGTCGCGCTGGAAGACCCCGGCCCCCGCGAGCACGACGAACTCGCCGCCAGGGCCGGCCTTTCGCCGATCGCGGTACCCGTCGACGAGGAGGGTGTGAACGTGGAGGCGCTGGCCGCCTCCGGAGCCCGTGCCGTCCTGGTCACACCGGCTCATCAATGCCCGACCGGAGTCGTCCTGAGCGCACGGCGCCGCCGCGACCTGATCGCCTGGGCCGAGGAGGTCGACGGACTGGTTCTCGAAGACGACTACGACGCCGAGTTCCGCTACGACCGTCAGCCGGTCGGCTCGCTGCAGGGCCTCGCACCGGACCGGGTCATCGCGCTCGGTTCGGTCAGCAAGACACTGGCGCCGGGCATCCGGATCGGCTGGCTGCTGGTCCCACCACGACTCCTCGACCCGTTGGTACGGGAGAAACACCTGACCAGCCGCGGAGTACCCGCGCTCGACCAGACCGCACTGGCGCTGCTGATCGAGTCCGGGCGCTTCGACCGGCATCTGCGCAGGATGCGCGACATCTACCACGCGCGCCGCCAGACCCTGGTCACCGAACTCGCCGAGCACGCCCCCGGCAGCCGGCTCGACGGCCTGGACGCAGGCTGCCACGCCCTCCTGCGGCTCCCCCCGAAGCCGACCGAGAACGAGGTGGTGGACCGCGTCGCCGCCCAGGGCGTCCAGGTCTACGGTCTCGATCGCTACCGCACCGCCGGCGCGACGGGTCCGACCGCGTTCAGCCCTGCCCTGGTACTCGGCTTCGGCAACGTCAACGAGTCCAGGATCAGCCACGGCGTACGAATCCTCGCGGCAGCGCTGAACACCTGA
- a CDS encoding EI24 domain-containing protein, producing MHDLGVGFGYLVRGQRWVARHGKQFGFGLIPGLITLVLYVAALVSLALWGSDFITWATPFADDWSSPWLGLFRGFLTAVLFALGLLLSVVTFTAVTLLLGQPFYENLSEKVDRDVSPDGTAPESGLPLWRELLISARDSLRVVARALVWGVLLFALGFVPFVGQTVVPVIGFFVTGFFLTEELTAVALQRRGVVLRDRLTMLRSRKRLIWGFGTPLALAFLVPFVAVFLMPGAVAGATLMARDLMGEETREEEDEGEDEGEQAGRVSR from the coding sequence ATGCATGATCTTGGCGTGGGGTTCGGCTACTTGGTGCGGGGACAGCGATGGGTGGCCCGCCACGGAAAGCAGTTCGGCTTCGGACTGATCCCGGGCCTCATCACCCTCGTCCTCTACGTGGCGGCCCTCGTCTCGCTCGCCCTCTGGGGCAGCGACTTCATCACCTGGGCGACCCCCTTCGCCGACGACTGGTCGAGCCCCTGGCTCGGCCTCTTCCGGGGATTCCTGACGGCGGTCCTCTTCGCCCTCGGCCTCCTCCTCTCCGTGGTCACGTTCACCGCCGTGACCCTCCTTCTCGGCCAGCCCTTCTACGAGAACCTCTCGGAGAAGGTGGACCGGGACGTCTCCCCGGACGGCACGGCCCCCGAGTCGGGCCTGCCCCTGTGGCGCGAGCTCCTGATCTCGGCACGGGACAGCCTCCGGGTCGTGGCCAGGGCCCTGGTCTGGGGTGTGCTGCTCTTCGCGCTCGGGTTCGTCCCGTTCGTCGGGCAGACCGTCGTCCCGGTGATCGGCTTCTTCGTCACCGGCTTCTTCCTCACCGAGGAACTGACGGCGGTCGCCCTGCAACGCCGAGGCGTCGTACTCCGCGACCGCCTCACCATGCTCCGCTCCCGCAAGAGGCTGATCTGGGGCTTCGGCACGCCGCTGGCCCTCGCCTTCCTCGTCCCCTTCGTCGCCGTCTTCCTGATGCCCGGCGCGGTCGCGGGCGCCACCTTGATGGCCCGCGATCTGATGGGCGAGGAGACCCGCGAAGAAGAGGACGAGGGAGAGGACGAGGGCGAGCAGGCGGGCCGCGTCAGTCGGTGA
- a CDS encoding pyroglutamyl-peptidase I family protein: MTHIRVQLGALGLALLTGLAAPPAHAAENPAAAPTVEERRLDKAAPQEILARSGFATVAPEFVRALGKARSYPQAERVVERQGARLWQRAVDRAQGRGPAGGDLSRDDDRPLYWARLGMTREVRQWEPQFGLTEAQRTRLLASLERTSRGQDTIRYPHSKGVKRILVTGFDPFTLDRDIRISNPSGATALALDGTVIETADGPARVETAVFPVRWQDFADGTVERTLRRQLPRVDLFTTVSQGRVGRFDVERTNGAWRGGFGDNENLSRTETIPVTDPASQPQWTSTTLPYKDIVAASTGRFPVYDNTSVTEIPAGGTTPVVRPEGPTAGSTARAGGGGDYLSNEIAYRATLLRDRLGLTASLPGGHVHTPVLQFGTGNTDPASGTVTDPQFIQNRLDIIAQVRSILKVAADVTD, from the coding sequence TTGACGCACATACGTGTTCAGCTCGGTGCCCTCGGCCTGGCCCTGCTGACCGGCCTCGCGGCCCCGCCCGCCCACGCGGCGGAGAACCCCGCCGCCGCGCCCACCGTGGAGGAACGGCGACTCGACAAGGCGGCGCCCCAGGAGATCCTGGCCCGCTCCGGATTCGCCACGGTGGCACCGGAGTTCGTACGAGCACTGGGCAAGGCCCGTTCGTACCCGCAGGCCGAGCGTGTGGTCGAACGGCAGGGCGCGCGGCTGTGGCAGCGGGCGGTGGACCGCGCGCAGGGCCGGGGCCCGGCGGGCGGCGACCTGAGCCGGGACGACGACCGCCCGCTGTACTGGGCACGGCTCGGTATGACCCGTGAAGTACGCCAGTGGGAGCCGCAGTTCGGCCTCACCGAGGCCCAACGGACCCGCCTTCTCGCCTCACTTGAGCGCACTTCTCGCGGGCAGGACACCATCCGCTACCCGCACAGCAAGGGCGTCAAGCGAATCCTGGTGACCGGCTTCGACCCCTTCACGCTGGACCGGGACATCCGGATCTCGAACCCGTCCGGAGCCACGGCCCTCGCCCTCGACGGCACGGTGATCGAGACGGCGGACGGCCCGGCCCGCGTCGAGACCGCCGTCTTCCCGGTCCGCTGGCAGGACTTCGCCGACGGCACGGTGGAACGCACCCTGCGCCGGCAACTCCCCCGCGTCGACCTGTTCACGACGGTCAGCCAGGGCCGGGTGGGCCGGTTCGACGTCGAACGCACCAACGGGGCCTGGCGGGGCGGCTTCGGGGACAACGAGAACCTCTCCCGTACCGAGACGATCCCGGTCACCGACCCGGCCTCGCAGCCCCAGTGGACGTCGACGACCTTGCCGTACAAGGACATCGTGGCCGCGAGCACGGGCCGCTTCCCCGTGTACGACAACACGTCGGTGACCGAGATCCCGGCGGGCGGCACCACTCCCGTCGTACGCCCCGAAGGACCGACCGCCGGCTCGACCGCCCGCGCGGGCGGCGGTGGCGACTACCTCTCCAACGAGATCGCGTACCGCGCGACGCTCCTGCGGGACCGGCTGGGCCTCACCGCATCGCTCCCCGGCGGTCATGTCCACACGCCGGTCCTGCAGTTCGGGACGGGCAACACGGATCCGGCGAGCGGGACCGTCACCGACCCCCAGTTCATCCAGAACCGGCTCGACATCATCGCCCAGGTCCGGTCGATCCTGAAGGTGGCGGCGGACGTCACCGACTGA
- a CDS encoding TetR/AcrR family transcriptional regulator, with the protein MSYGDVMTSKAPRSARSVERRAEILRATLEVIAERGYRGASLAAVAERVGLTQQGLLHHFPTKEALLVAVMAERDQWDAMPGTGLRLDLLGQLVEYNAMRPGIVQTFSALLGESVTEGHPAREFFTERYRTVRANMAQILRAEYGERLPSGLTPERAAPLLVAVMDGLQYQWLLAPESVDMPAAFRDFLTLLGEGSPGPDSPSSRPGDSEG; encoded by the coding sequence ATGTCGTACGGTGACGTCATGACGAGCAAGGCCCCCCGGTCGGCCAGGAGCGTGGAGCGGCGCGCGGAGATCCTCCGGGCGACGTTGGAGGTGATCGCCGAGCGCGGTTACCGGGGCGCGAGTCTGGCCGCCGTCGCGGAGCGGGTCGGGCTCACCCAGCAGGGGCTGCTGCACCACTTCCCCACCAAGGAGGCGCTGCTCGTCGCCGTGATGGCGGAGCGCGACCAGTGGGACGCGATGCCCGGCACCGGGCTTCGGCTCGATCTGCTGGGCCAGCTGGTCGAGTACAACGCGATGCGGCCCGGCATCGTGCAGACCTTCTCGGCGCTGCTCGGCGAGAGCGTCACGGAGGGGCACCCGGCCCGCGAGTTCTTCACCGAGCGGTACAGGACGGTGCGGGCGAACATGGCGCAGATACTGCGGGCCGAGTACGGGGAGCGGCTGCCGAGCGGGCTCACGCCGGAGCGGGCCGCCCCCCTCCTCGTCGCGGTGATGGACGGGCTGCAGTACCAGTGGCTGCTCGCGCCGGAATCGGTGGACATGCCTGCGGCGTTCCGGGACTTCCTCACGCTGCTGGGCGAGGGCAGCCCTGGTCCCGACTCCCCTTCCTCCCGCCCCGGGGACAGCGAGGGCTGA